A stretch of the Macaca thibetana thibetana isolate TM-01 chromosome X, ASM2454274v1, whole genome shotgun sequence genome encodes the following:
- the LOC126946235 gene encoding uncharacterized protein CXorf49 encodes MSSPDKVSVCGAGFDLEGGEQAGSHTASPGAPGDHSHGLNLGVQGSRDGDGESGFTDPEGFSFESESELIEQGRVVLWGREGRPGTPIDDQGDVVDYSFYLAEEPAAIVPPPSVQGQPFLEGAAAEGSADNWADLEVGPSGRDALGPSPGKRQQASADRLHLCGPGPVQAWNNPERGSKSRWSLRVDPQQPSAKGPTRMSTHDSDSADESSGLPLMRVGIRRNKGSQAKPGSPKKAADTSRHAGFHCKESYRPVPGRFLTSAPRGLTPVVERPAVGELEDSPQKKMQSRAWGKVEARPSCSGAATAGALPQGLSRRKMAQGKKSPGGASQLAPGRAFPACGKRLSAAPPEPATFPPFSGVQPHGMSKKPQKPKHRGPGKKPAGRKTRESQVAAREDNDPNRDEVPKAQLPTHRPGLPRLSMRRGELSSGDPNIRAPQVPGTSEPSAYSLGGLLPRRHAPSGDQQPPVHPPRPERQQQAPGAQDCPRCIWLQREIDELTQQLAAMQFLADKIQEL; translated from the exons ATGAGCTCCCCCGACAAGGTATCCGTTTGTGGGGCCGGTTTCGACCTGGAGGGTGGCGAGCAGGCTGGCTCCCACACGGCCAGCCCCGGAGCCCCAGGGGACCACAGCCACGGCCTCAATTTGGGGGTGCAGGGCAGCCGCGATGGCGACGGAGAGAGCGGGTTCACAGATCCGGAGGGCTTCAGCTTTGAGTCTGAGAGCGAACTGATAGAGCAAGGAAGGGTGGTGCTCTGGGGCCGGGAAGGACGGCCAGGCACCCCGATCGATGACCAAGGGGACGTTGTGGACTACTCATTCTACCTGGCTGAAGAACCAGCCGCCATCGTGCCGCCGCCCAGCGTCCAGGGACAGCCGTTCCTAGAAGGCGCCGCTGCCGAAGGGTCGGCTGACAATTGGGCGGACCTGGAGGTGGGTCCCAGTGGGAGAGACGCGCTGGGCCCCAGCCCCGGAAAACGGCAGCAGGCCTCTGCCGACCGTCTCCACCTCTGTGGTCCTGGGCCAGTGCAGGCCTGGAACAACCCGGAAAGGGGCTCGAAGAGCAGATGGAGCCTCCGCGTGGATCCCCAGCAGCCCTCTGCGAAAGGCCCCACCAGGATGTCTACCCACGACTCTGATTCCGCAGATGAGAGCAGCGGCTTACCACTGATGAGGGTGGGCATTCGCCGCAACAAAGGAAGCCAGGCCAAGCCCGGCAGCCCCAAGAAGGCAGCAGACACATCCAGACACGCAGGCTTCCACTGCAAGGAGAGTTACCGGCCCGTGCCGGGCCGTTTCCTGACCTCTGCTCCCCGCGGACTCACTCCAGTCGTGGAGAGGCCGGCTGTGGGAGAGCTGGAGGACTCTCCCCAGAAGAAAATGCAGAGCAGGGCCTGGGGAAAGGTGGAGGCCaggcccagctgctcaggagctgCCACTGCAGGggccctgccccagggcctttcaAGGAGGAAGATGGCCCAGGGGAAGAAGTCCCCAGGAGGTGCCTCTCAACTGGCTCCGGGGAGAGCCTTTCCTGCCTGCGGAAAGAGACTCTCAGCCGCTCCCCCGGAGCCGGCCACCTTCCCGCCATTCTCCGGTGTGCAGCCACACGGGATGTCCAAGAAACCACAAAAGCCTAAGCACAGAGGCCCTGGGAAGAAACCTGCAGGAAGGAAGACCAGGGAGTCCCAGGTTGCGGCCAGAGAAGATAATGACCCAAATCGAGATGAGGTCCCAAAGGCCCAA CTTCCCACACACAGGCCAGGGCTGCCTCGCCTGTCCATGCGTCGTGGAGAACTCAGCAGCGGTGACCCCAACATCAGAGCTCCCCAAGTTCCGGGAACTTCAGAGCCCTCGGCCTACAGCCTGGGTGGCCTCCTGCCCAGACGTCATGCACCCTCCG GTGACCAGCAGCCGCCTGTCCATCCCCCAAGACCAGAAAGGCAGCAGCAGGCCCCGGGAGCCCAGGACTGTCCTCGG TGCATCTGGCTGCAGAGGGAAATTGATGAACTTACACAGCAGCTAG CGGCCATGCAGTTCCTCGCTGACAAGATCCAGGAGCTTTGA